One Gimesia aquarii DNA segment encodes these proteins:
- a CDS encoding class I SAM-dependent methyltransferase, translating to MSNLSARFNDLKTLWHLLVSRIDGKTHSERLNSFYQGQASGYDQFRKRLLHGRCELFESLPVPDNGIWVDMGAGTGENAELWGQKLCQFQRAYLVDLCQPLLDVCSKRIMTQNWSNVKAICADATTFRSPETQIDLITFSYSLTMIPDWFQAVNHAWDLLRPGGILGIVDFYVSRKYPQSNHASHSWFQRNFWPVWFSSDNVFLNPDHLPYLHDRFEVISLIENLGSLPFLPLLKAPYYILIAQKN from the coding sequence ATGAGCAATCTGAGTGCCCGATTCAATGATTTAAAAACGCTATGGCATTTGCTGGTTTCCAGAATTGACGGGAAAACCCATTCCGAACGTCTGAATTCTTTTTATCAGGGACAAGCCTCAGGTTACGATCAATTTCGTAAACGTTTATTGCATGGTCGCTGTGAATTATTCGAAAGTCTGCCTGTTCCTGATAATGGAATATGGGTAGATATGGGGGCCGGAACAGGTGAGAATGCAGAATTGTGGGGGCAAAAGCTCTGTCAGTTTCAGCGGGCTTATCTCGTTGATTTGTGTCAGCCACTACTTGATGTCTGCTCGAAACGCATCATGACTCAGAACTGGTCTAACGTCAAAGCCATTTGTGCGGATGCTACTACCTTTAGGTCCCCTGAAACGCAGATCGATCTCATCACGTTTTCCTACTCGTTAACAATGATTCCAGATTGGTTTCAGGCCGTGAATCACGCTTGGGATTTGCTACGACCTGGTGGAATACTCGGAATTGTCGATTTTTATGTCTCGCGAAAATATCCACAGTCAAATCATGCTTCTCATTCGTGGTTTCAGCGAAACTTCTGGCCAGTTTGGTTTTCCAGTGATAATGTGTTTTTAAATCCTGATCACCTTCCCTACCTGCATGATCGTTTTGAAGTCATCTCGCTCATTGAAAATCTGGGGAGCCTTCCTTTCCTTCCTCTACTGAAAGCTCCCTACTATATTCTGATTGCACAAAAAAACTGA
- a CDS encoding DUF3419 family protein: MISEGISRKSFQLVHQSNLVYNTCWEDPRLDRKALNLSTEDEVLVITSAGCNALDYLLDEPRSVHAVDVNPKQNALLELKRSAIRNLDYESFFDLFGRGKSQYWESLYSQKLRSDLSLTAQKYWDRHGSFFSCGGRRSSFYFRGSSGLFAWLVNCYIDRVAKIRDDINSLLAAQDVTEQSSIYQSRNLNELLWTRMIKWWMRRDLTLSMLGVPRQQRNQIDQSYAGGIAQFVIDRIETVFTNRSLQDNYFWRVYLTGSYEHDCCPEYLKPENFQRLKSGLIDRMTVNTNTVEGFLRRYQGNISRYVLLDHMDWMAGAQPKMLQSEWQAIFDRAAQKARIIWRSAGMTVDFIDPLKVRRGGQEQEVGESLKYQTQLASELHERDRVNTYGSFYIADLMV, encoded by the coding sequence ATGATTTCTGAAGGGATTAGCCGTAAGAGTTTTCAGCTGGTTCATCAAAGTAATCTGGTTTACAACACCTGTTGGGAAGATCCACGTCTTGATCGGAAAGCTTTGAATCTTAGTACCGAGGATGAAGTTTTGGTGATCACATCCGCGGGGTGTAACGCGCTGGATTACTTGTTGGATGAACCCAGGTCTGTTCACGCAGTCGATGTAAACCCAAAACAAAACGCACTGCTTGAGTTGAAACGATCAGCTATTCGTAACCTGGATTACGAATCATTTTTTGACTTGTTTGGTCGAGGGAAATCTCAATATTGGGAGAGCTTGTATTCTCAAAAATTACGTTCTGATTTGTCATTGACGGCTCAGAAATACTGGGACCGTCATGGAAGTTTTTTTTCCTGTGGAGGGAGACGTTCCAGTTTTTACTTCCGCGGTTCCTCGGGATTATTTGCCTGGCTCGTGAACTGTTACATCGATCGGGTTGCGAAAATTCGTGATGATATTAATAGCTTACTGGCAGCCCAGGATGTAACCGAGCAAAGTTCCATATACCAGTCTCGGAATTTAAACGAATTACTGTGGACACGTATGATCAAATGGTGGATGCGCCGGGATTTAACACTATCGATGCTGGGAGTACCCCGCCAGCAACGGAATCAGATTGATCAATCTTACGCTGGCGGGATCGCGCAGTTTGTTATTGATCGGATTGAAACAGTGTTTACAAATCGTTCATTACAGGACAATTACTTTTGGCGTGTTTATTTGACAGGAAGCTATGAGCATGACTGTTGCCCAGAGTATCTCAAGCCGGAAAATTTTCAAAGACTCAAGTCAGGTTTAATTGACCGCATGACTGTGAATACGAATACTGTAGAAGGATTTTTGAGACGGTATCAAGGAAATATTTCTCGCTACGTATTGCTCGATCATATGGACTGGATGGCCGGTGCACAGCCAAAAATGTTACAGAGTGAATGGCAGGCGATCTTTGATCGCGCTGCACAAAAAGCCCGAATTATCTGGCGTAGTGCCGGCATGACTGTTGATTTTATTGATCCTTTAAAAGTACGACGTGGAGGACAAGAGCAGGAAGTCGGCGAATCACTCAAGTATCAAACGCAACTCGCCTCTGAATTGCATGAACGAGATCGCGTGAATACATATGGAAGCTTCTATATTGCTGACTTAATGGTTTAA